The following is a genomic window from Janibacter sp. DB-40.
CGTGAGTCCCTCCACCCGGGCGTGGATCGCGAGCAGCGCCGCCCCGGGCGGGCTGTCCTGCACGCCGCAGGCCCCGACGACCTCGGCGAGCCGATCCACCGGCACTCGCTCCGTGAGCCCGTGCGCCCGCATCCGACGTGCGAGGACGTCCTCCACGGGCACCCGCTCGCTCATCAGTCCCGCTGGTGTTCGGGCCGGGCGTCGAGCGCCTCGTTGATGACGAGCCGGGCCACCTCCGGGCCGTACCCCTTGCGGGCGAGCATGCCGGCCAGGCGCCGGGTCTGGACGGCCCGGTCGAGGCCGTGCATCGAGCGCAGCTTCTTCTCCACCAGCTCGTGGGCGCGGGCACGCTCGTCCTCGGGATCGATCTCGTCGAGGACCGATCGGGCGAGCTCCTCGTCGACGCCCTTCTTCCGCAGCTCGTGCGAGAGGGCCCGTCGGGCCAACCCGCGACCGGCCTGCTTGGACCGCACGAACGTCTGGGCGTAGGCCTCGTCGTCGACGAGGCCGACCTCCTCGTAGCGGTCGAGCACCTCGGCCGCGACGTCGTCGGGGCAGCCCTTGCGGCGCAGCGCCTTCTCCAGCTCGGAGCGCGACTTCGGCGCCCCGGTGAGCAGCCGCAGCACGACGGCGCGAGCGACCGCGTACGGGTCCGCGTCCTC
Proteins encoded in this region:
- a CDS encoding regulatory protein RecX — translated: MSDHDTTETAPRTLEQLRAAVSAIEDGSAEAPGGPTPAEVRRPPAAGASKPPAGESPRIPPPDPKATDEDADPYAVARAVVLRLLTGAPKSRSELEKALRRKGCPDDVAAEVLDRYEEVGLVDDEAYAQTFVRSKQAGRGLARRALSHELRKKGVDEELARSVLDEIDPEDERARAHELVEKKLRSMHGLDRAVQTRRLAGMLARKGYGPEVARLVINEALDARPEHQRD